One window of Enterobacter sp. RHBSTW-00175 genomic DNA carries:
- the rplB gene encoding 50S ribosomal protein L2: MAVVKCKPTSPGRRHVVKVVNPELHKGKPFAPLLEKNSKSGGRNNNGRITTRHIGGGHKQAYRIVDFKRNKDGIPAVVERLEYDPNRSANIALVLYKDGERRYILAPKGLKAGDQIQSGVDAAIKAGNTLPMRNIPVGSTVHNVEMKPGKGGQLARSAGTYVQIVARDGAYVTLRLRSGEMRKVEADCRATLGEVGNAEHMLRVLGKAGAARWRGVRPTVRGTAMNPVDHPHGGGEGRNFGKHPVTPWGVQTKGKKTRSNKRTDKFIVRRRSK; encoded by the coding sequence ATGGCAGTTGTTAAATGTAAACCGACATCTCCGGGTCGTCGCCACGTAGTTAAAGTGGTTAACCCTGAGCTGCACAAGGGCAAACCTTTTGCTCCGTTGCTGGAAAAAAACAGCAAATCCGGTGGTCGTAACAACAATGGCCGTATCACCACTCGTCACATCGGTGGTGGCCACAAGCAGGCTTATCGTATTGTTGACTTCAAACGCAACAAAGACGGTATCCCAGCAGTTGTTGAACGTCTTGAGTACGATCCGAACCGTTCCGCGAACATCGCGCTGGTTCTGTACAAAGACGGCGAACGCCGTTACATCCTGGCCCCTAAAGGCCTGAAAGCTGGCGACCAGATTCAGTCTGGCGTTGATGCTGCAATCAAAGCAGGCAACACCCTGCCGATGCGCAATATCCCGGTTGGTTCTACCGTTCATAACGTAGAAATGAAACCAGGTAAAGGCGGTCAGCTGGCACGTTCCGCTGGTACTTACGTTCAGATCGTTGCTCGTGACGGTGCTTATGTCACCCTGCGTCTGCGTTCTGGTGAAATGCGTAAAGTCGAAGCAGACTGCCGCGCTACTCTGGGCGAAGTTGGCAATGCTGAGCATATGCTGCGCGTTCTGGGTAAAGCAGGTGCTGCACGCTGGCGTGGTGTTCGTCCTACCGTTCGCGGTACTGCGATGAACCCAGTAGACCACCCACATGGTGGTGGTGAAGGTCGTAACTTTGGTAAGCACCCGGTAACTCCGTGGGGCGTTCAGACCAAAGGTAAGAAGACCCGCAGCAACAAGCGTACTGATAAATTTATCGTACGTCGCCGTAGCAAATAA
- the rplW gene encoding 50S ribosomal protein L23 — translation MIREERLLKVLRAPHVSEKASTAMEKTNTIVLKVAKDATKAEIKAAVQKLFEVEVEVVNTLVVKGKVKRQGQRIGRRSDWKKAYVTLKEGQNLDFVGGAE, via the coding sequence ATGATTCGTGAAGAACGTCTGCTGAAGGTGCTGCGTGCACCGCACGTTTCTGAAAAAGCGTCTACTGCGATGGAAAAAACAAACACCATCGTTCTCAAAGTTGCTAAAGACGCGACCAAAGCAGAGATCAAAGCTGCTGTGCAGAAACTGTTTGAAGTCGAAGTCGAAGTCGTTAACACCCTGGTAGTTAAAGGGAAAGTTAAACGTCAAGGACAGCGTATCGGTCGTCGTAGCGACTGGAAAAAAGCTTACGTCACCCTGAAAGAAGGCCAGAATCTGGACTTCGTTGGCGGCGCTGAGTAA
- the rplD gene encoding 50S ribosomal protein L4, with amino-acid sequence MELVLKDAQSALTVSETTFGRDFNEALVHQVVVAYAAGARQGTRAQKTRAEVTGSGKKPWRQKGTGRARSGSIKSPIWRSGGVTFAARPQDHSQKVNKKMYRGALKSILSELVRQDRLIVVESFSVEAPKTKLLAQKLKDMALEDVLIITGELDENLFLAARNLHKVDVRDATGIDPVSLIAFDKVVMTADAVKQVEEMLA; translated from the coding sequence ATGGAATTAGTATTGAAAGACGCGCAGAGCGCGCTGACTGTTTCCGAAACTACCTTCGGTCGTGATTTCAACGAAGCGCTGGTTCACCAGGTTGTTGTTGCTTATGCAGCTGGTGCTCGTCAGGGTACTCGTGCTCAGAAGACTCGTGCTGAAGTAACTGGTTCTGGCAAAAAGCCATGGCGCCAGAAAGGTACCGGCCGTGCGCGTTCAGGTTCTATCAAGAGCCCGATCTGGCGTTCAGGTGGCGTGACCTTCGCTGCGCGTCCACAGGACCACAGTCAAAAAGTTAACAAAAAGATGTACCGCGGCGCGCTGAAAAGCATCCTGTCCGAACTGGTACGTCAGGATCGTCTGATCGTTGTCGAATCATTCTCTGTTGAAGCGCCTAAAACTAAGCTGCTGGCACAGAAACTGAAAGACATGGCTCTGGAAGATGTGCTGATCATCACCGGTGAGCTGGACGAGAACCTGTTCCTTGCTGCGCGTAACCTGCACAAGGTTGACGTACGTGATGCAACTGGTATCGACCCGGTTAGCCTGATCGCCTTCGACAAAGTCGTAATGACTGCTGATGCTGTTAAGCAAGTTGAGGAGATGCTGGCATGA
- the rpsJ gene encoding 30S ribosomal protein S10, whose product MQNQRIRIRLKAFDHRLIDQSTAEIVETAKRTGAQVRGPIPLPTRKERFTVLISPHVNKDARDQYEIRTHKRLVDIVEPTEKTVDALMRLDLAAGVDVQISLG is encoded by the coding sequence ATGCAGAACCAAAGAATCCGTATCCGCCTTAAAGCGTTTGATCATCGTCTGATCGATCAATCAACCGCGGAAATCGTCGAGACTGCTAAGCGCACTGGTGCGCAAGTCCGTGGTCCGATCCCGCTGCCGACCCGCAAAGAGCGCTTCACCGTTCTGATCTCCCCGCACGTCAACAAAGACGCGCGTGATCAGTACGAAATCCGCACTCACAAGCGTCTGGTTGACATCGTTGAGCCAACTGAGAAAACCGTTGATGCTCTGATGCGTCTGGATCTGGCTGCCGGTGTAGACGTGCAGATCAGCCTGGGTTAA
- the rplC gene encoding 50S ribosomal protein L3 — protein sequence MIGLVGKKVGMTRIFTEDGVSIPVTVIEVEANRVTQVKDLANDGYRAVQVTTGAKKANRVTKPEAGHFAKAGVEAGRGLWEFRLAEGEEFTVGQDISVELFADVKKVDVTGTSKGKGFAGTVKRWNFRTQDATHGNSLSHRVPGSIGQNQTPGKVFKGKKMAGQLGNERVTVQSLDVVRVDAERNLLLVKGAVPGATGSDLIVKPAVKA from the coding sequence ATGATTGGTTTAGTCGGTAAAAAAGTGGGTATGACCCGCATCTTCACTGAAGATGGCGTTTCAATCCCAGTAACCGTAATCGAAGTTGAAGCAAACCGCGTTACTCAGGTTAAAGATCTGGCTAACGATGGCTACCGCGCTGTTCAGGTTACCACTGGTGCTAAAAAAGCTAACCGTGTAACCAAACCAGAAGCGGGTCACTTCGCTAAAGCTGGCGTTGAAGCTGGCCGTGGTCTGTGGGAATTCCGTCTTGCTGAAGGCGAAGAGTTCACCGTAGGTCAGGACATTAGCGTTGAGCTGTTTGCTGACGTTAAAAAAGTTGACGTAACCGGTACCTCTAAAGGTAAAGGTTTTGCTGGTACCGTTAAGCGCTGGAACTTCCGTACCCAGGACGCTACTCACGGTAACTCCTTGTCTCACCGCGTTCCGGGTTCTATCGGTCAGAACCAGACTCCGGGCAAAGTGTTCAAAGGCAAGAAAATGGCAGGTCAGCTGGGTAACGAACGTGTAACCGTTCAGAGCCTGGACGTAGTACGTGTTGACGCTGAGCGCAACCTGCTGCTGGTTAAAGGTGCAGTTCCGGGTGCAACCGGTAGCGACCTGATCGTTAAACCAGCTGTGAAGGCGTAA